Below is a genomic region from Brassica oleracea var. oleracea cultivar TO1000 chromosome C9, BOL, whole genome shotgun sequence.
CAATAGAAGCAGAGTATAGAACTTTGTCTGATACTGCAGCTGAAATAGTTTGGCTATCCAATCTCTTGACTGAAATCGGGATACCTCAAGACACTCCACCTGAGATATCCTGTGACAACCTATCAGCTATTTATCTGTCTGCTACACCTGCTATGCACAAGAAGTCTAAACGTTTTGAAGTGAATTTTTACTTTGTGAGGGAGAAAGTGGCATTGCGCAAGCTGATAGTACATCACATACCGGGAGTTCATCAACTGGACGATATCTTCGCTAAGTCCTTACCAACTCAAAGCTATCAAGACCTACGGTTCAAACTTGGTGTGGTCGCTTCTCCCACACAAAGTTTGAGGGGGCGTGTAGACAAGAAAGACAAAGCACAAATGGCTTGAAAACAGAAGGTGAAATCAGTTTTTTTCTGAAACAGAGCAAAAGGAAGATTTAGCTGAATGTGGAATAGGCTTCAAGATGTCAAAGGCTGAGACAAGCTTCACTAAGATGAGCTCAGAAGAACTAAACCAGAAGCCCTTTCAAACATGTGAGCATTCAACGACTACAATTTGTCAAGCTGAAAACAAAGAAAGAGACAAAAGAGGTGGTCCTGCAACGTACGGAACAAAGCAGCCAATAACGTTACAGAACAGATTTCAGCTGATAGAATCCAATGAAGATACGAAGACCTAATGGACAGCGAGGCACTTCACTAGGGTTTCAAGATTTCAATATAAATAGACATCTCAAGTTGTAAAAGAATCTTTAAGCAAGAAATAAGAATGAAAAGATTCAAACTAGTTCCTTTAGTTTATCTCAGTTTTGCTTTCAGCGAACACATGATGTAAAATACAAAAGTTATAAGTTGTAGAGGAAAAAACATTAAGGCGCAGAAACCGTGTGAAAAAAGCAAATAAAGAGTGTACATTTTTGCTTTAATGCTGTAAAATAGTATGGTAATACATTCTAACAAGTTGTTTCTCGTAACAATTTTATCTTTTAAGCAAATCTATGATCTAAGTTGGCATTAGACTTATACAAGCTAAAATAAATACATATGGTATGTAACTTGATGATAAGTTGATAAGATCAAAATCTCATTGATCTCTAATGTTGTGTTTGAGCAAGAAATGGTTTGAACGTCATTACAACTCCCAGTGCCAAGATCACATTGAGGATAAAGAATACCATTTGTGTGCCTGCACATTCAAAAGAACCATTTTCTTCTTTTTTAGTCTCACTTGGTCTAAGTTTTTAATTATAAACTCATGGGGCTAATGATCACAACATGGATATATGAATATGAAGTGTTCACATTACCAGGGAGAAAAGCAGCATCCAGACGCTTCTCGCTCCAAGAATAGCTGCCATGAAACCGAAACAAAGGAGAGAATATTAAATTGGAAATGAAGATAGAATTAGAGTTGAATACATTTGAAGGATTATATTGTATACATGATGCCTGCTGCTGCTGGACCTATTGCTTTAAAAAGAGACATTGCTGTCATGGCAATCCCGTTAGCTGCTCCTCTTTGGTCTTGTCTCTGTGTTTGTCAGTACATAAACATGTTAGTTTTACTTTCGATTTTACCTAGTTTAAGAAAATGGAATCTGAAAATACTTACTACGGCCCTGTTTTGAAGTATGAATAAACCAGTAATAGCAGAAGTCTGCACACAAAACACACACACAACTGGTGAGAATACACTAAAATCAACACTACACATTCTGTTAAAGTTATCAGAGACTTACTGCTAAAACATTCTTTGCTACAGACGCACAGTTTAGCGCCAGGGTAAGGGCTAAACCAGATAGCTTTGCTATTAGAGGGTAAGTTGATAAGAGAACTAATGCCAAACTCTGTTGAGTAACAAAAAAAAAAACAAGCAAAAGATTTAGAACTTTCTTGCTTAGTGTCATAAGGTTTGTGGTGAGAACAACAAAGTTTAGAGGTTACCCCAGAGATTCGTGTAACCATGGTTGGTCCTAAGAGCCTCTCCGCGTAAGAGTAGAGGGAAAGCTGAAAGATAAGGAGACCAAACCCTAATAGAGAAGAAGTTATTGTTTAGTTCATAAAAGTTTCATTAATATTGAAGATGTAAGCATGAAGAAGTATGGACACACCTGAAATTGCAAGAACAGAACCAACATCGGCAGAGGAGTATCCCAAACCTCCATATTTCCTGGGGCTGTTTGCCCACAATGAAAAGATCTATGGGAGAAAGAAATCTCAAGATTTTTTAACATATTGGGCCAAATAAACAAAGATGAATGTTGTAGGAAGAGAAGTGGCACCTCTGTGTAAGCCATATCATGAAGTGAAAAGATGCAGTATACGATAATAGATGAAATTAGTGGCCAGTTCTTTAAAAGAGAGCTTTTCTCATTTCTCTCTGTCGTTTTATGAGATTCAGGGTCATGAGACAAAGCTTTGTGAGCATCAAAAGACTCATCAGGTGATAATGCATCATCATCAATCTTGTGATTGTGCAATGTTTCCTGGAGAAGAAAAGTAACCATTTCTAGGACTGAGCTAACACACAGTAAATAGGAGTTTCTAATGGAGCATTGAGAATGTAAAAGAGCATACCGGAATCCGCAATGAAATTATGGTAACCAGAAGTGCAAAGCAAGATATTGCTAAGCACGGCAACAAGTAGGGAAACCTGCATTATAATTTATAGACCAATAAGACTATATACATAGGTTAGTTGAATGAAAGTGAAGAAAGTAAAACTTACTTCCCAAAAACTGAATTTTCTAAGAATAAACTTGGATATTGCTTAGCAGGCTACAATATTGGGAGATTAAACAAGAATCAATCAAGAAGTGAGAGCGAGGTATAGTAAGAAAAATGTTGTTTTGTTAATGAAGACCTGAGCAAGAAAGCCTCCCATAGCAGGACCAATGATGAGTCCAATGCCCCATGCTGTACTAACCTACATGATTTGATAAGATTCTAAGTTGCTCTACTCAGATTGAAAAGTAAATATATGTTAAAACTTTGGATCAAGTGCTTCTTACCGCTGAGAGTGCCAAACCTTGATATTCATCACGGAATGTTTCCATTGCGTAAGCCTGAGTTCATAAACATATTCGGTTTAATGAGCTTCAAGAAGTTAAAATGGAGTAAGTATTCAAAAAAAAAAAAATGTTAAGAGGAGGACAGGAAAACACCTTTATAGGACCAAGTAGACCGTTGAAACTACCTAGGC
It encodes:
- the LOC106312938 gene encoding protein ZINC INDUCED FACILITATOR-LIKE 1, with the protein product MAEEYAECLLENKFHENCPGCKVDQMKRLRRGFPFSELLTVWLIVLCTALPISSLFPFLYFMIGDFNIAKKEEDIGFYAGFVGCSFMLGRTLTSVIWGIVADRYGRKPVILVGTASVVIFNTLFGLSVNFWMAIITRFCLGSFNGLLGPIKAYAMETFRDEYQGLALSAVSTAWGIGLIIGPAMGGFLAQPAKQYPSLFLENSVFGKFPYLLPCLAISCFALLVTIISLRIPETLHNHKIDDDALSPDESFDAHKALSHDPESHKTTERNEKSSLLKNWPLISSIIVYCIFSLHDMAYTEIFSLWANSPRKYGGLGYSSADVGSVLAISGFGLLIFQLSLYSYAERLLGPTMVTRISGSLALVLLSTYPLIAKLSGLALTLALNCASVAKNVLATSAITGLFILQNRAVRQDQRGAANGIAMTAMSLFKAIGPAAAGIIYSWSEKRLDAAFLPGTQMVFFILNVILALGVVMTFKPFLAQTQH